The Primulina huaijiensis isolate GDHJ02 chromosome 9, ASM1229523v2, whole genome shotgun sequence genomic interval CAGAATTTAAAATAACCGagggtgacgggttttgtgacacggaaatttcacagcttgcgtagctttacgataaaaatcatatctccctcgtctcttatcagaaaattacgaatttactatcgaatcgaagataacacagagtgctacaaatcatatgttgaacataTTTCCAGAAAATCAACTTATAAGTCCAGAATTCAAAATAACCGAGGGTGATGGGTTTTGTGACAAAATCTAACCATCGACTCCAGCCTATTGACACACTCCCACCATCGTGTACAACCCTTagaaacacaaaaatgacagcCCCTTGCACATATACAAGAACATGGgagtttttaacaaaaaaaaatgcacaTTCATGTCAATTCTTGCATAAAACCAAAGCTTCAACTAGCCGAAATAAATCCTCATGCATTCATATATATATCAGCAATAACATTTGCGTGAATGAAGAGAAAACAAAGATACATGTGTGCCTTGATGATTATATGCTAGAAAGCTTGAAGGAATGCGCGTCGGGGAGGCACCGGAGAAGCGGGAATGAtattttcttgaaggaaaaagGGGTGGCCGATGGTTGCTGCTACAATTCTCCTTGAAAGTGACGAGGGAAGCTGCTGCAAATGGGGTGTCGGCTGCTGGTGGTTAGGGggtgattagggttaattaaaaTAGGTTTAGGTTAGGATAATGACACCTTAATGGGCCTCTAATCACATTTTAAAaggattaaaatattttgagccCATTTAACAATAAAACAACCCCAACAAGctcaaacacactcccgaaaaataattcgttttggtacgtttttgaaaatattgcccgagccctcaaaaagtctttCGAATtgttaaaatttgcgtaccgcataaaaatataacccgacgggtaaaaatacccaaccaatgcctattttcgaaaatcatgcTTAAAACActccatattaattaattaaaattaatcattccataaaaattattttctgaatatctccggtctccgttcctcgatcgggcatgaaatgcaacttaaaactcTAATGCGTGAAACTTTAAATAATCatgaaattaaacatatatatatatatatatatatatattcatgttaaaaccatgcatttaatgtattaaaataatttaattaaaatacacaataaattgataacttgcatgcgtgtggtttacgtggaccttcaaattttttggGACATTACAATCCTTCCTCAATTAGCAATTAAGTTAACTTCCATTTGTTCCATCTTATGGAATCatcttataaactcttttataagtattttgtttgatctccatcaaactacaatcgtcaaattcaactcctttaaTTTTGACTTTCTCAACGGAAACACAAAATCTGATagttgtgtgaccctcaatagttcagggatacagctagccgtgggttcacatcttcatgtgattcagaataacatttatttttattcaggcttaccctaattagcctcaTTATTTCCATCAGCTCCTTGATCatgaatgtcagaactcattttttATTGCAcctatcggatcatggtaagagcgtctagcagcatcgccccatgatccctaggtatcgctgatagtgcctacaagaacctaaagtcatggttagcgtacagtatggtcccttcatcACATAAATCTCGATCGAatttgcaaccattggtatatcgagagttgaatAGAATTCAATAACAATGTGATTTATCTTTAAGTACTAGCAGTGACATGATATGTAtaactaggaaaacacatttccctaaagcacatttcttgctctgacTAGTGActtcttgcactattaactcatcggatcacataagatatctttacccgtaggcaaacggtgaatccccgactacaatgaaCTTACTTCTACGTATTTCGTAACtacacccaatctcgccacctgatgatcctcaatggagtcagtaaacggatcaaagtgcatgctagtaagTACAGCCTCTACattgtctcgggtcaaaggactaattgTATATAACAATAACCACGGaatattccactcgataagtgagaaccacttgaacAGTCCGAGGGAGGATTGTTCAGtccatcatcatatgatcacccatctgtgtgaatgtaCATATCAATGCCCTTgctaatgaaacatgacgtttacaacacatatgctagtctcaagctcaagcgacctttatccttattttagacaGCTGATTCGACTATAAACTTATTTAGAATATAcgatacacttcctaatgagtttcatgatcttacgttgcgaggcAGACCTCATGATACCTAATATTTAATACAATCTTTTGTATCTTGTAAGGACATCTGCATAACACCCACCAACTCATCAAAAATCGTGGGGTCCACTGCCACATACTTATTATAACAACATATCTCTTTCAGCCACatttcttttaacattaaaactcattatttatagGTCTCACAGTCCACTCAatcatcttaaatttttttcatgttaaataaaaatattttacaatatttaaatcattttctaGATGTTCCAACGGCTATTTTACAATGGCAATTTTCCAAAGATGATAATAATTGAAAATCACATTAATCGAAATGAGAAATCCTAAAAATCGCATGAGCCCGAGGAAGGAAGATCCGTCGCAAAGCGGCCGCAACTGTCGTGCGTCAAAAGTTTCGACGCTATGTGGTTTTGTTGTTGTACGCCAGCACTCTCTCGCTTTGATTTGGCACTGAACCTCGCACACCAACTGCTTGAGATTGTGTTAAATATCTGTGAGATATTATGTGATCTTCGAATGATGAAGTTTGTTTATGTGACAGCTCCAGTCCATCAAATGCAGCAATACCATCCGCTTGGTGCATTAGAAAATTGTTCGGCAAAGTGAGCGGAACTTTTTGATAGTTTGAGTCTCAAAACCAAAACTCCCGTTCAAGTAGAGGTGTGTAGTTAGCTGAAGTGATATGCGATGGTCATTCATAtttgttatttctttttttGTCTTGGTGGGATGAGCCTGAGTAATCTCGGCCATGGCTTGACCAGGTGGGATGAGCCCGGGTGTCCTAACTTGGCCTGTGAGTACTTTTGATCTGGTAGGATAAACTCATATCAGGCGATCTGCACACACTCAACAACAAAATGTCAGTGAGGAGTCAAAAAGGTTTTTGAGCGTCAAAATTATGAAGTTAATTATTAgaagaaatattatataatataacaaaaaatttacttttaatatcaaattttgatatattttagaTTTCTTTTTGTAAGTTTTAATTCAATCTATCCAAATTGTTTTTTGTACATATGCTTcaattcttttatatatattgtaggGGGATAATTGacctattttatatttttatattaatatgaaaaaattaggataaatattttttggtgTTTTATGATTGATATTTGAATGTTTAAATACATTAGAACTATACTATTCTGATTTTGGAATtcattggattatttttaaaaattccagCTTATTGAATTAgagatttttgaattttagtatagcatatataattgatatttggACTTTGCTATGGGAGTATGAGTTAAAGATgtatattaatattgaaaatttaaaatacgaacttttatttaaaatacaaagtttgaaaatttagaaaaattagTTGCTTCGTTTAGAGTTATTTGAAGCTAAAAAATATGATGTTTTCTTGTttgtattgttatttttatCATCACTATGTCTGATTTTTATTTGGGGATACATAcctgaatttaatatttttttaaaattatctttatatcatcgaatttattattatttttttatatgaatacaAAAGGCCAATTTTATTTTCACACCGTGCCCTTCAAAGTCTAGGACCGGCCTTGATCGTGTTAAAGAAAAATACAGTCGACGGTGTCATTTAATTAATGTGCTTAGACTAGGTTTTAACATTTGTGTTCTCTTCTAACATTTAGACATGTCAAAACGGGCTGCGCCATTAGGCGAGGCGGGGCGGGCCAACCCGCCATTTTCGCGGGCCTCTAAATGgccaacccagcccaacccaccTTGGGCTGCGGGCTAGGCATGCCGACCCGTTTATTTTTAACccgcttatttttttaagaaaaaaatactaaacaatatcgcaataaacatagaagaaaaatatatttcagtcaaataatttcataaaatacttaaaaacattgaaataagaaattaagaaagtATCAACATAATACATAAAAAGTAAAGTGCTTAAACTAAACATGAAGATTGAGAGATGGAAGAGAACAGAAAGTCGTGGAAAGAGACGGttgtaaattttagaaaatattatgtgttcaacaatatacataattatCAAACCTCCGCCGAGTCCACAAAATTTCACTACAACTCGTCGGACTACAAACGAAACCGCTTTTGGGTTCAGAAACAACTGTTagacttaaaaattattttaagattcatgaataaaatttacagaaatttcttccctttaagattcatgaataaaatttacagagatTCAGATTTTACCAGAGTGAGTGATGGAAGCGAGACCaaggagaaaaataagaaagaaataagATAAAAGAGTGATGGAGGCGCATGAGACTTATtccaatatttatataaaacttaaaactcaaaaatataaaaatatataaaattctatCCTAATTTGGCGGGCCAACCCGCCCCCGTTTGGGCTCGACCCATCTTGGCCCGCAACCCAAACGGGCTCAGCTCATTTGGCCCGCCTCCAAACGggctgctattttatcaacccaactcgctcaatttttatagcgggGCGGGCTGGCCCGACGGGCTTaacccaatttgacaagtctacTAACATTGCTCACACTCACATAAAACTCAccctaaataattaaatctctTGATTGAATATATCTCAATAATTTTACAAGAGTCTATTAGTAACATAAAACTACATTACATTTTCCTAGCATCTTCGTTAGATTTTGAAGCGCTTAGCTGCGGTTAATTACATTGTATACCTATGTTTTCCTAAGCTGTAACAAATTGGAAAAAAGTCTTTGGAAATCTGGATGAGCTGGAATAGAGTTTTCTACTCTGGTGTATGTATCTTGTCTCAGTTTTTTGTCCCGGCCATTGATGGAATACCTCAATTTTATAATTAGGCCTCaagttttttttccttcatgTATGGAACAATCCAATATCTTTTAttcatttttgtaaaaaaaaaaaaacaaagcgCAAATGAGCGCACCAACTGCGCTTTAGTTGCGAAAAAATCGatctaaattaaatattgtttgataaatttgtctttaaaattatcgaatttACATTGAGCTTGAAGGTTTATGAATATGTATTTGTGTTATATTCGAGTTATAATTATTTCTTTTGATAGTCACTAATATTTATTGTACACAATAAATTGAGTAGGTGTCTTGTGAGAttatctcacgaatttttatttgtgagacgggtcaatcctaccgctattcacaataaaaagtaatactcttagcataaaaaataatactttttcatggatgacccaaataagagatccgtctcacaaaatacgacccgtgagaccgtctcacacaagtttttgccaaataaATTTCCTAAGGTCCTAAACTATTTATTATGATCTTATACATTGAAATATCTTATATATTATGGACGACTCCGAAATATGaaacaaaaaaatccaaaactAAATACATCCAATAGATAACAATCCATCATTTTCTTTGCATGTGATAACCAACTAAAGATAATTGCTTCTATCTTATCTTGCTCTCTGttgttaattttaaattttttattatataaaaaatatatttccatATTTATCTAGCACATGTTATTTAGATCCAATTTCCAATTcccaatataatataaaaatatgctGCATGTGTTATCGACTCTTTTTAACCGTTTAGTTAATATAATACTTATTTTACATTATTAATTACTTAAGGTCCTAAACAGTTACTCATGCATTTATATTTGTTGATAATTACAAGTAAACATTTATTGAAATAAatcttatattaataaaaatcacctcacagatatcaaatatttaaataattatttgatgaaatatttaataatagaaaatatatataataaatagaaaatataaaGTACTATTTCATGTGTCCTTTTAGTTTTCTCATTAAATCTCCTTTTATAGTGCACATGTAGCTTGTtggtatttatataattttttcgtaatcattttatatatatttgtaagtTTATTTTTAGtaatgattaaattaaaattttcttctcaTGGAATACGGACATATATAGGAGTAatgattgattttgaaattttaaagtttttttctaaaaattctaCTTAATttgttatcaatattttttcttttagctATCactctatatttattttttgataaagattaggaattgatatttgtttgttttattcCAAGTTGacaagataaagataaattggTAAGGTGACTACTCTCTTCAATTTCATTGTTGCATTATAACCATGTAACAATTTCGAAATCTCATATCCATATGCACCCGTTGTTCCACGAATGCCCATGCAATTCgacaaaataagaaaaatcacGATGTAAAAACCTTTGATCCACGATCAAGAATCGAATGATGATAATATGCCAAAATCCAACACCAATTATCTCATTGAATTAAGAAAGCATATTGACCATTGTTTCAAATACAAATGAACGACTCCCTTTACAAGAAAATTCCTGACTTgacaaaaacaaccacaaagcACAGTTCCTAAAATAAGGAAGCTTTCTCATTTGAACGGCCATCCTATTTTCATTCACAACTTTCAACTATACCTAACCCATCCCATCCCATCCCAAATATACTTCCCATTTTCCCACCAAATCCCTATATTATTTTCTTGTATGTTTCTCCAATATTGCATAAAAAtggaaccccaaaacaaattcATGCTTCTTTTCATCTCTTTCTACCTTGTTGTTTCCTGCAGCTCGGCACGGCCTCAGTTTTCGCCCACGGTTTCGCCAAGCCTGCAGCCTGATCAATCCTCGGAAGAATCAGCACCTGTCCCTTTGGCTGGACCTGCATTCGTGCCTTCATCATCGCCCGAATCAGCATCCGTCCTGTCTCCGTCCCCCGGACCTGCATCCGTATCTTCATCTTCCCCTGAATCACCATCCGTCCCATCTCCGTTCACCGGGCAAGCTTCTGCTCCATCGGTATCACCATCACCTTCAACAGATTCTCCGAACTATGTTTCATTCCCTCCTTCTATCTCTGACTCTCCATCATATTCCATGTCTCCAGACGCCGACGGGCCATCTGAATCCAACGGCCCCTCTTCATTCGATATCTCAACAGTGCTTTCGTCAGTTAAACCATCAGAATCCGACGGCCCTTCTCCATTCGATATCTCAAAACTGTTTTCGTCAGTAAAAGTTGATCCAGAAGTCGAGAAAATCTGTGAATCCACAGATCACCCTGCCCTTTGCATTGCCACAGTTGCTCCCTTGCTCAAAGGCGAAAACATTGATGTAAAGTCTGTTCTTGAAGTCGCCATTAAAGCTAGCTCCACTTTCACACAATTTGTCCTGTCATTAGCGAAGAAATTAGCTGAAAAACCCGGAACCCCGCCTGAGATGAAATCCATTCTCAACGACTGTAAGGACAGCTACGACACCGCCTTGTCTAACTTCGAGGAGACTACCACTGCTTTATCTCAGGGCGATATAGGCACCATGAACAGCATGCTCAGCGCTGTGATGACATTCGTCGGAGATTGCGAGGACTCATTTGATGGGCTTGGGATCGAATCCCCGTTAATGGACTATTCTGATAAGTTGACTAACATGACAAGCAATTGTCTCGCCATTGTTTCGCTCATGAATTGATTGGTCCTAAGTTCTTGCAAATGTTTTCCCCTCCACCGTTGTCCGAAATTCATCAGCTGAAGCGTTTCCCTTGTCTGTTAGTTTTGGTTTACGTTATACATTTCATGTTCTGATAAATTTCTTAGATGTTATTGTTCATTAGATTTTCTTGTTAGATTAATTcattgaattatttaaaataatttaattgttgtTAACATATTTCATTAAGATAATTGTGGTCGATGTCTCATTCTTAAAAGAATATAAATCAAGAATATCATATTGAttaagattataaatatgttgaAATTTGATTTATCATATCACGGAGAGACATAATCAAGATCTATCAAATCTCGAGTTTTTCTATAATGGTTAGAGTACatctataaatagtggcatacaAGTTCCTAAAATCTATGTAGCTTTCTCATAATACACCATCTCATAAATTTCATGAACGCTTAGAAGATCTATGTTTTCGGTGTTCATAAAATCTCGTCAGTTACAGTTTCAAATTCAACATCAATCGCTAGATGTTAGATTTCgttcatatttataattcaCTATATTGATCTTTACGTGTTATGTTTGCGCGAAGGTAGATCAAATTTAGTTCTTCATTATGCTAATATTTCTAACCGTTGATATAAAAGTGATTTTGTCTCCTTATATTTTTGAGATTTCATCCGgcaaaattattgaaatttataatcgtgatttttttaatcataaattttgacataattttcttaattaaaattaagatgaaatttaatttcaaaattgcaCTTGTAACCCTTCAAAATTGTTGAAATTTGCCACCGTATCGAACCAGATTCCAGCAATTAAATTTACCGGCCTAAAACCCATGCCAGAGCGACCTACCTATGCCATTGGCCGGAGAACAAAGTCGGTTTTTTAGCTGTAAAGTGATCGGTAAGAGTTCCAACacaggcagtgtgataagtTCTGATTGGAGTGGACTGTTGTAAAGAGTTTcgtaaagccaaagtcttttaatgGAATCCTTCTTGAAGAGTAAGAaggagtgacgtaggagtttttatctccgaacatccataaaaatttcgTGTATTTACTTCTTGTGAACACTTACTTTTCACACTACATTTTGCTGATAAGTTTGCCAAAAGTTTCTAGCTATCATTAGAAATCTTGAACCGTTTTCTGCACTTTACAGTAGTTCATATTTCtaaaaatttgagaagaatTTTCAACCGCCTCAAAATGGTTGAAAACCAAGTTTAAAagcaaaaaatttgaaagagttcattCACCCCCCTTTAAACTCTTTCCCgatcccaacaagtggtattagAGCAGGGTTTTCTCAAACATCTATATCTAAAATTTACACATAACGtctttcaacaaaattcctatgttttcGAAAGAAGATTATGATGATTAGAAGATTTGTATGTAGGCACATCTAGCAGCCCAGGATGACGATATGTGATATGTCATCACTGACGGGCCAATGAAGATCTTAAAAGTAAATACAGCTGCAATTATAACTGAACGTGCCCCCCAAATGGTGGAAAAACATCGATCTGAATGGACAGGTGAGGgcaagaagaaagcaaatctcGATAACGTCGCAAAAGACATTCTTTATAAGACTCTGGACAAAAATATGTTCGCCAAGATCAATACTTGCACCACAACAAAGAAAATATGAGAAAAACTCACACAACTTTGTGAGGGCAACGATCAGACCAAAGACAAAAAGTTGACTGTTGCTATCCAGAAGTTTGATAATGCAAAGATGAAGCCAGGAGAAACTCTCGCAGAATTTGACGAACGGTTCAGTGGTATTATCATCGAACTTATTGCTCTAAGAAAAGAATATTGTAATCGTGAAATTGCTTTGAAGGTTATGCGAGCTCTTCCCAGAGAATGGGACGTAAAAACTATAGCAATGTGAGAGTCCAAAGATCTAA includes:
- the LOC140984092 gene encoding uncharacterized protein; the protein is MFLQYCIKMEPQNKFMLLFISFYLVVSCSSARPQFSPTVSPSLQPDQSSEESAPVPLAGPAFVPSSSPESASVLSPSPGPASVSSSSPESPSVPSPFTGQASAPSVSPSPSTDSPNYVSFPPSISDSPSYSMSPDADGPSESNGPSSFDISTVLSSVKPSESDGPSPFDISKLFSSVKVDPEVEKICESTDHPALCIATVAPLLKGENIDVKSVLEVAIKASSTFTQFVLSLAKKLAEKPGTPPEMKSILNDCKDSYDTALSNFEETTTALSQGDIGTMNSMLSAVMTFVGDCEDSFDGLGIESPLMDYSDKLTNMTSNCLAIVSLMN